A window of Ranitomeya variabilis isolate aRanVar5 chromosome 2, aRanVar5.hap1, whole genome shotgun sequence contains these coding sequences:
- the LOC143803885 gene encoding uncharacterized protein LOC143803885, giving the protein MEKSTTSKKKIADAVHTRWKSIRDRFVRDYRNNQNAASGSSGKRVTPYVHYDQLLFLQKTLSQRSTICSTAAPRPTEELEPSPVEPTQPEDVSGISEPRSADRSTVAAGVSARLQSQRGRKRATQKDEADAIIVDGLQRVEDMCRSELKDVRCEITELQARESVYSANEWKLLFLSYVPVAQNIPAHRNFMFRQRLNELVEEFVGPQEPAPSGTRRMDLPAYNPQYRGRGETSVEPHRHSSSPSYSWADNTPVQYQSL; this is encoded by the exons atggagaagtctacaacttcaaagaaaaaaattg ccgatgctgtccatacccgttggaagTCCATCCGCgatcgctttgtccgtgactaccggaacaaTCAAAATGCAGCAAGTGGATCCAGTggtaaacgggtgaccccgtatgtgcattacgaccaactgctctttcttcaaaaaacattgtctcagcgctc cacgatatgcagtaccgctgctCCGAGACCGACAGAGGAACTGGAACCTTCTCCAGTGGAACCAACACaacctgaagatgtgtctggcatcagcgagccacgatctgcggACAGAAGCACTGTTGCtgcaggtgtgagtgcccggttgcaatcacagcgtggacgcaagcgagcaacccaaaaagatgaagctgatgcaatTATCGTGGATGGACTCCAACGGGTAGAGGACATGTGTCGCAGTGAGCTGAAAGACGTGAGGTGCGAAATTACCGAGCTGCAAGCACGCGAGTCTGTCTACTCTGctaatgagtggaagctacttttcttATCCTATGTGCCTGTTGcccaaaatatcccggcacatagAAACTTTATGTTTAGACAAAGACTGAACGAGCTTGTAGAGGAATTTGTGGGACCACAAGAACCCGCTCCATCGGGAACTAGAAGAATGGacttgccggcctacaaccctcaatatagaggccgGGGTGAAACGAGCGTGGAACCTCATAGACAtagtagcagtccatcatatagttgggcagacaatacgcccgtgcAGTACCAAAGTCTTTAG